The stretch of DNA AGCCGATGACGCTCCAATTGGCGCCCTTCATCGACGTCATCCTCTTCCTCCTCGTCTTCTTCCTCCTGACCTGGAACATCTCCCGCTACGAGGCCGAACTGGCCGTGAGCCTTCCCTCGGCCCAGCAGGCCGAAACCTCCACCCGCATGCCCGGGGAGATCCTGGTCAATGTCAACCGCCAGGGGGACATCATCGTCAACCGCCGCACCCTTTCACGCGCTGAATTGGAGTCCATCCTGGCCAAGGTGACCAAAGATTTCCCCGACCAGGCGGTCATCCTCCGTGCCGAC from Candidatus Methylacidiphilales bacterium encodes:
- a CDS encoding biopolymer transporter ExbD, giving the protein MKLAHKIAHEPMTLQLAPFIDVILFLLVFFLLTWNISRYEAELAVSLPSAQQAETSTRMPGEILVNVNRQGDIIVNRRTLSRAELESILAKVTKDFPDQAVILRADADVPYQKVIDVIDACKAARVWNIAFTTAPPSPPSGT